In Blastopirellula sediminis, the following proteins share a genomic window:
- a CDS encoding VWA domain-containing protein, with product MDIQVGNLLSLSWLWLVAAAVVVLVIATIARRRALARFATANLIHRFAARNGSQRRLLKSLLVVGAMIAMVLALVDVRWGKVWREVPQRGIEVMFVLDVSRSMLAEDATPSRLARAKQQIEDMTDAMAGDRVGLVVFAGDARQMVPLTGHHHDFKKTLAEVGPQNVAVGGSRLGDALKVAANGFLDQTGNHQAIVVFTDGEDQESEPTKVAQRLHDEKEIRIFTVGLGDMQQGARIPDEHTARSFVEYQGEQVWSKLNGATLKQVALSGGGAYIPAGTKQVAMDQVYHNYVQQVEAHDFETARIHSYIPRYQWFIGFGLMLLLIDAFLPASTGAVLPLRSAFRAIGSKGAAAGLVLLLLVTNVAAATPAETLVQEGNDALEAGDAGKALTAYQEAAAEMPDSPELLYNQAIAQYRSGQIAQARELLSRSVAEGDDALRAKARYNLGNCDYSEAVQLAQKDKPAAIERLNSALGHYRGALAANAGDTDARANAQLAQMLIDQLQQEEQQDQQKQDQQQQQDQQQQDQQQQDQQQQDQQQQDQQQQDQQQQDQQQQDQQQQDQQQQDQQQQDQQQQDQQQQDQQQQDQQQQDQQQQDQQQQDQQQQDQQQQDQQQQDQQQQDQQQQDQQQQDQQQDQQQDQQQGQASGVPQFGHDDAGEMQESRPMTKEEAQKLLQSVRDRELMRRLQNQHEAQRRYVPVDRDW from the coding sequence ATGGACATTCAAGTCGGAAATCTGTTAAGCCTTTCCTGGTTGTGGCTGGTCGCTGCGGCGGTCGTCGTCCTCGTCATCGCGACGATCGCCCGGCGGCGAGCCCTGGCTCGCTTCGCAACGGCGAATCTGATCCACCGCTTCGCCGCACGCAACGGCTCGCAGCGCCGCTTGCTGAAAAGCTTGCTGGTCGTCGGCGCCATGATCGCGATGGTGCTCGCCCTGGTCGACGTTCGTTGGGGAAAGGTCTGGCGAGAAGTGCCGCAGCGCGGGATCGAAGTGATGTTCGTCCTCGACGTCTCGCGTTCGATGCTGGCCGAAGACGCCACCCCTAGCCGTTTGGCTCGCGCCAAGCAGCAGATCGAAGACATGACCGACGCGATGGCGGGAGACCGAGTCGGGCTGGTCGTCTTCGCCGGCGACGCCCGGCAGATGGTTCCCCTGACCGGTCATCACCACGACTTCAAAAAGACGCTGGCCGAAGTTGGCCCGCAAAACGTCGCCGTCGGCGGATCTCGACTTGGCGACGCGCTGAAAGTCGCCGCCAACGGTTTCCTCGATCAAACCGGCAACCATCAGGCGATCGTCGTCTTTACCGACGGTGAAGACCAGGAAAGCGAACCGACCAAAGTCGCTCAGCGGCTGCATGACGAAAAGGAGATCCGCATCTTCACCGTCGGCCTCGGCGATATGCAGCAAGGCGCCCGGATCCCGGATGAACATACCGCTCGCTCATTCGTCGAGTACCAGGGGGAACAGGTCTGGTCGAAGCTCAACGGCGCGACCCTCAAGCAGGTCGCGCTCAGCGGCGGCGGCGCCTACATTCCTGCCGGCACCAAGCAAGTCGCCATGGATCAGGTCTATCACAACTACGTGCAACAGGTCGAAGCGCATGACTTCGAGACCGCACGCATCCACAGCTACATTCCCCGTTACCAATGGTTCATCGGCTTTGGGCTGATGCTCCTTTTGATCGACGCTTTTCTCCCCGCGTCGACCGGCGCCGTGCTGCCGCTCCGTTCCGCCTTTCGCGCAATCGGCTCGAAGGGAGCGGCGGCCGGGCTGGTCTTGTTGTTGCTCGTCACCAACGTGGCGGCGGCGACTCCTGCAGAAACTTTAGTGCAGGAAGGCAATGACGCTCTCGAAGCTGGCGACGCCGGCAAGGCGCTGACCGCCTATCAAGAAGCGGCGGCGGAAATGCCCGACTCGCCGGAACTCCTCTACAACCAGGCGATCGCCCAATACCGCAGCGGACAAATCGCCCAGGCTCGCGAACTGCTTTCCCGTAGCGTCGCCGAAGGAGATGACGCGCTCCGGGCGAAGGCTCGCTACAACCTCGGCAATTGCGACTACTCCGAAGCGGTCCAACTCGCCCAAAAGGATAAACCGGCCGCGATCGAGCGATTGAACTCCGCCCTGGGTCACTATCGTGGCGCCTTGGCGGCGAACGCCGGCGACACCGACGCCCGGGCCAACGCCCAACTTGCCCAGATGCTGATCGACCAACTGCAACAGGAAGAACAGCAAGACCAACAAAAACAAGATCAGCAGCAGCAACAGGATCAACAACAACAGGATCAACAACAACAGGATCAGCAGCAGCAGGACCAACAACAGCAGGACCAACAACAGCAGGACCAACAACAACAGGACCAACAACAACAGGATCAACAACAACAGGATCAACAACAACAGGATCAACAACAACAGGATCAACAACAACAGGACCAACAACAACAGGACCAACAACAACAGGACCAACAACAACAGGACCAACAACAACAGGATCAACAACAACAGGACCAACAACAGCAGGATCAACAACAGCAGGATCAACAACAGCAGGATCAACAACAGCAGGATCAACAGCAGCAGGATCAACAGCAGCAGGACCAGCAGCAGGACCAGCAGCAGGACCAGCAGCAAGGTCAGGCGAGCGGAGTTCCTCAATTTGGCCATGACGACGCCGGCGAGATGCAGGAGTCACGTCCGATGACCAAGGAAGAAGCTCAAAAGCTGTTGCAGTCGGTCCGTGACCGCGAACTGATGCGACGTCTGCAAAACCAGCACGAAGCGCAACGCCGCTATGTGCCCGTCGACCGAGATTGGTAA
- a CDS encoding BatD family protein, whose amino-acid sequence MIFPTSPSMLSAIRRIVCAGLLLALFSTHADAAAITRTSTDGPVLVTATLENETAQIAEPVTLTLKVDVPENVLVTLPQEQAKLGTFNVLSATDTTDLPTANGREWIRRYQLESLTPGEQTIPPITIAYSDQRAASPTSDIVQSSPLSVTITSSLEGTPDPLQFRDIKGVVDLPAVESSSHFWLYGSLGGGALLALAGVALLVWPSRSSHLSAKDQALAELAELRRSDLLRTGQTDLFYVRLTNIVRHFVESQFAIAAPKLTTDEFLEQAATSSRLQGKQRAMLRVFLSLADLVKFAQFEPGHADADQAIDRAGQFIQQSAAEKPSETSPAVPQENA is encoded by the coding sequence ATGATTTTCCCAACTTCGCCTTCGATGCTGTCGGCGATTCGTCGGATCGTCTGCGCCGGATTGCTGCTCGCGCTCTTCAGCACGCATGCCGATGCGGCCGCGATCACGCGAACGTCGACCGACGGCCCCGTCTTGGTGACGGCGACTCTCGAAAATGAGACCGCCCAGATCGCCGAGCCGGTAACGCTCACCTTGAAAGTCGACGTTCCCGAAAACGTCCTGGTCACGCTGCCGCAAGAGCAAGCCAAGCTCGGAACGTTTAACGTCCTTAGCGCAACCGATACCACCGATCTGCCGACCGCCAACGGACGGGAGTGGATCCGCCGTTATCAGCTCGAAAGCCTGACGCCGGGCGAGCAGACGATTCCGCCGATTACGATCGCCTACTCCGATCAACGTGCGGCTTCGCCCACGAGCGACATCGTGCAATCGTCGCCGCTGAGCGTGACGATCACCAGCAGTCTGGAAGGTACGCCGGATCCGCTGCAGTTCCGCGATATCAAGGGAGTCGTCGATCTGCCGGCCGTCGAATCGTCCAGCCACTTCTGGCTGTATGGATCGCTCGGCGGCGGCGCATTATTGGCGCTGGCCGGCGTGGCGCTGCTCGTCTGGCCGAGTCGTTCGTCGCATCTGTCCGCCAAGGATCAGGCGCTCGCCGAACTCGCCGAACTCCGCCGCTCCGACCTGCTGCGAACGGGTCAAACCGACCTGTTCTATGTCCGTCTGACCAACATCGTGCGGCACTTTGTCGAAAGCCAATTTGCGATCGCCGCTCCGAAACTGACGACCGACGAATTCCTGGAACAAGCCGCCACGAGCAGCCGACTGCAGGGTAAACAACGAGCGATGCTTCGCGTGTTCCTGTCGCTGGCCGACCTGGTGAAGTTCGCCCAGTTTGAACCGGGCCACGCCGACGCCGATCAGGCGATCGACCGAGCCGGTCAATTCATTCAACAGTCCGCCGCCGAAAAGCCCAGCGAGACTTCGCCCGCCGTGCCCCAGGAGAACGCCTAA
- a CDS encoding DUF58 domain-containing protein → MIPREVLQKIRRIQIRTSHLAENLLAGQYHSAFKGRGVEFEEVRPYRIGDDVRAIDWNVTARTGEPFVKLFREERQLTVTLLVDLSASQGLGTHWQSKRELVAELGATLAFSAIRNNDKVALTLFTDDIEKAIPPRSGSRHVLRVIRELLYCQPMGQGTNLSRALEHLNHTAKRRSIAFLVSDFQDADYERPLKIARRKHDVIPIVVSDRREFELPNVGLLDLVDSETGETVLIDTSNRRLRQQYADRAQAMAERRDQVFKRLGMDPIHVYTGDDFADPLQKFFHQRERRR, encoded by the coding sequence ATGATCCCTCGCGAAGTATTACAGAAAATCAGGCGAATCCAGATCCGCACGTCGCATCTGGCCGAGAACTTGCTTGCCGGTCAGTACCACTCCGCCTTCAAAGGGCGTGGGGTCGAGTTTGAAGAAGTCCGTCCTTACCGGATCGGCGACGACGTTCGCGCGATCGACTGGAACGTCACCGCTCGCACCGGCGAACCGTTCGTGAAGTTGTTTCGCGAAGAACGCCAACTGACCGTCACCTTGCTGGTCGACTTGAGCGCCTCGCAAGGACTCGGCACCCACTGGCAATCGAAACGCGAACTGGTCGCCGAACTGGGCGCCACGCTCGCCTTCTCCGCCATCCGCAACAACGACAAGGTCGCGTTGACCTTGTTCACCGACGACATCGAAAAAGCGATTCCTCCCCGGAGCGGTTCGCGGCATGTCCTGCGGGTCATCCGTGAACTCCTCTATTGTCAGCCGATGGGACAAGGGACCAACTTGTCGCGGGCCCTGGAGCACCTCAACCACACCGCCAAACGCCGCTCGATCGCGTTCCTCGTCAGCGACTTCCAAGACGCCGACTACGAACGACCGCTGAAGATCGCGCGGCGCAAGCATGACGTGATTCCGATCGTCGTGTCGGACCGTCGCGAGTTTGAATTGCCGAACGTCGGCCTGCTCGACCTGGTCGATTCGGAAACGGGCGAAACGGTCTTGATCGACACCTCGAACCGTCGCCTTCGCCAGCAGTACGCCGATCGCGCCCAAGCGATGGCCGAGCGTCGCGACCAAGTTTTCAAACGTTTAGGAATGGATCCGATCCACGTTTATACCGGGGACGATTTTGCCGATCCCCTGCAAAAGTTCTTTCACCAACGGGAGCGCCGTCGATGA
- a CDS encoding BatD family protein codes for MKPRTFPIALLACLAMTLGAAATQANAADMRATLSSREAYVGAPVTLQLEVADAASHDEPQIADVPGLDIQMAGTPSRSTQTTIINGRRSDRTSVVYAWQITPRKAGTFEIPPIELKIDGQTRSTRPIRFVATKSETGDLMFAEITGQQKEIYVGQPLTLTLNLWIKPYHDADFDLTLSEENMWQLISAGTNWGAFSERMHELAENRQRPGGTEVLREDSTGAERSYYHYQIDATVYPKRPGQIEADDLQIVLDYPTRLAKSRDPFGSMFDDDFFGGRSPFGNFGMSPFNRNTLSVAASRPVVADAKVDSINVKPIPTAGRPADYRGTVGQYELVTQATPTSVKAGDPITLHIGIRGDGPMELVQAPPLAALPQLTANFKVANEPLAGIVEDDVKLFTTTIRPRREGITEIPAIPLSYFNPTTEKFVTVESAPISIHVDPAERLALDAIIGNANGNPSQQDEGASASTFDLSNYRGVDALVSARDTSPWTWLVVAILPPLAFAAFWGLKRRQSGNDASTETIRAARHAIEHADSAAGIAAALHHLNAGSHSEQFDALLARCDHAAYSGAQLEQLPELKRQALGLLDKWSAISAQSPQMPTTTILGGRRKLAIACLALAAAAVALPASLHFLKSETHVAGGSLDALKVEHAPMLTPQQRETILSEANRAYQNAMKTSSEDAAAAKENLAKAATKYGQLVDDGVHSPELYVNLANAQLQLGSTGKAIANYDRALAIDGSNHQARQNLAAAKAAIAPSPSAEDASTSLSAMLSGAVERVQAILNPTTATTLCVTAWIALWLIVLGAMVRPNLIWTAAAVPTIFLLLVGFAASNIHGLAVESPHAIVAAPAATLRQAPGDQFPQVSSAPLSEGETLEVLKADGDWLQIRTPSGTTGWIAHPEVEVL; via the coding sequence ATGAAACCTCGAACTTTCCCGATCGCTCTGCTCGCTTGCCTCGCGATGACGCTTGGCGCCGCAGCGACGCAGGCCAACGCCGCCGATATGCGGGCGACGCTGTCGTCTCGCGAAGCGTACGTCGGCGCCCCGGTCACGCTGCAATTGGAAGTGGCCGACGCCGCATCGCATGACGAGCCCCAGATTGCGGATGTGCCGGGGCTCGACATCCAGATGGCCGGCACGCCGAGCCGCAGCACGCAAACGACGATCATCAACGGTCGCCGCTCGGATCGGACATCGGTCGTCTACGCCTGGCAGATCACGCCGCGGAAAGCCGGCACGTTCGAGATTCCTCCGATCGAGCTGAAGATCGACGGTCAGACCCGATCGACCCGCCCGATCCGCTTCGTCGCGACCAAAAGCGAAACCGGCGACCTGATGTTCGCTGAGATTACCGGCCAACAGAAAGAGATCTACGTCGGTCAGCCGCTGACGTTGACGCTGAACTTGTGGATCAAGCCATACCATGACGCCGACTTCGACCTGACGCTGTCGGAAGAGAACATGTGGCAGTTGATCTCGGCAGGAACCAATTGGGGCGCGTTCAGCGAACGGATGCACGAACTGGCCGAAAATCGCCAACGTCCCGGCGGTACGGAAGTGCTGCGAGAAGACTCGACCGGCGCCGAGCGTTCGTACTATCACTACCAGATCGACGCGACCGTCTACCCGAAACGTCCAGGCCAGATCGAAGCGGACGACCTGCAAATCGTGCTGGACTATCCGACTCGGCTCGCCAAGTCGCGCGATCCGTTTGGGTCGATGTTCGACGACGACTTCTTCGGCGGTCGGTCCCCGTTCGGCAATTTCGGCATGTCGCCGTTCAACCGCAATACGTTGTCGGTCGCCGCGAGTCGTCCGGTCGTCGCTGACGCCAAGGTCGATTCAATCAATGTGAAACCGATTCCTACCGCCGGTCGCCCTGCCGATTACCGCGGCACGGTTGGCCAGTACGAGCTCGTCACTCAGGCGACTCCGACCAGCGTCAAAGCGGGCGATCCGATCACCCTGCACATCGGCATCCGTGGCGATGGCCCAATGGAACTGGTCCAAGCGCCGCCGCTCGCCGCGCTGCCGCAACTGACCGCCAACTTCAAGGTGGCCAACGAACCGCTGGCCGGCATCGTCGAAGATGACGTGAAGTTGTTCACCACGACGATTCGTCCGCGCCGCGAAGGGATCACCGAGATCCCCGCGATTCCCCTTTCCTACTTCAATCCGACGACCGAAAAGTTCGTGACCGTCGAAAGCGCGCCGATCTCGATCCATGTTGATCCGGCGGAACGCCTGGCGCTGGACGCGATTATCGGCAACGCCAATGGCAACCCATCACAGCAGGACGAGGGCGCTTCGGCGTCGACGTTCGATCTTTCGAACTACCGCGGCGTCGACGCCCTGGTTTCTGCTCGCGATACTTCCCCCTGGACGTGGCTGGTCGTGGCGATCCTCCCGCCGCTCGCCTTCGCCGCCTTCTGGGGGCTGAAACGACGACAATCGGGCAACGACGCCAGTACCGAAACGATCCGGGCGGCCCGTCATGCGATCGAACATGCCGATTCGGCCGCCGGCATCGCCGCGGCGCTGCATCACCTCAACGCCGGGTCGCACTCGGAACAGTTTGACGCTTTGCTGGCTCGCTGCGACCACGCTGCTTATAGCGGCGCCCAATTGGAACAATTGCCGGAACTGAAACGTCAGGCGCTTGGCCTGCTCGACAAATGGTCGGCCATTTCGGCCCAATCGCCGCAAATGCCGACAACTACGATCCTCGGTGGACGTCGCAAGCTCGCCATCGCCTGCTTGGCGTTGGCGGCTGCGGCCGTTGCTCTGCCGGCGTCGCTCCACTTCCTGAAGAGCGAAACGCACGTGGCTGGCGGCAGCCTCGACGCGCTCAAGGTTGAGCATGCCCCCATGCTCACTCCGCAGCAGCGGGAAACGATCCTGTCCGAAGCGAATCGCGCGTACCAGAACGCCATGAAGACCTCTTCGGAAGACGCCGCCGCGGCGAAGGAAAACCTCGCGAAGGCGGCGACCAAATATGGGCAGCTGGTCGACGACGGCGTTCACAGCCCCGAGCTGTACGTCAACCTGGCGAACGCCCAGCTGCAATTGGGATCGACCGGCAAAGCGATCGCCAACTACGATCGGGCCCTGGCGATCGATGGGTCGAACCACCAGGCTCGCCAAAACTTGGCGGCCGCCAAAGCGGCGATCGCTCCATCCCCCAGTGCCGAAGATGCGTCGACCTCGCTCAGCGCGATGCTCTCCGGCGCCGTCGAACGCGTTCAAGCCATCCTCAATCCGACCACCGCGACCACCTTGTGCGTGACGGCCTGGATCGCGCTCTGGCTGATCGTTCTCGGCGCCATGGTTCGCCCGAACCTGATCTGGACGGCGGCGGCGGTTCCGACGATTTTCCTGCTGCTGGTCGGCTTCGCCGCTTCCAACATTCATGGACTGGCCGTCGAGTCTCCGCACGCGATCGTCGCCGCTCCGGCCGCGACCCTTCGTCAGGCGCCCGGCGATCAATTCCCGCAGGTTTCGTCGGCCCCGCTGAGCGAAGGGGAAACGCTGGAAGTCTTGAAGGCGGACGGCGACTGGTTGCAAATCCGGACGCCGAGCGGAACGACCGGCTGGATCGCCCATCCCGAAGTGGAGGTTCTGTAA
- a CDS encoding sigma-54-dependent transcriptional regulator encodes MEANNCGRVLIVDDEANMCQLLETDLRLRGFQPTWRTAPNEAIHLVKSQDFDVVLTDLRMKGMSGTELCERVTANRPDIPVIVMTAFGSLETAVAAIRAGAYDFVTKPIEMELLALTLSRAVKHRELQEKVKLLSEEVAQGGHFEEMVGSSPVMSKLYDQIARIASTEASVLVCGESGTGKELVARSIHRRSNRRSGPFVPVNCAALPETLLESELFGHAKGAFTDAKAERRGLFLQAEGGTLFLDEIGELPLAMQPKLLRALEESRVRPVGGDQEVPFDVRLITATNRDLLAEVEEGRFREDLFYRINVIQLDLPPLRARGTDTLLLAQRFVEQAGKRSQRDVLGISEPAAERLLNYSWPGNVRELRNVMERAVALTAFEKIAVDDLPEKIRDYRSSQVFIGGDDPSELVSMQEVERRYILHVLNAVDNNKSLAAQVLGLDRKTLYRKLKQYGVDD; translated from the coding sequence ATGGAAGCGAACAATTGCGGCCGAGTCTTGATCGTCGACGACGAAGCGAACATGTGCCAACTGCTGGAGACCGATCTCCGTCTCCGCGGTTTCCAGCCAACTTGGCGCACTGCCCCTAACGAAGCGATCCACCTGGTCAAATCGCAAGACTTTGACGTCGTCCTGACCGATCTCCGCATGAAAGGAATGAGCGGTACGGAACTGTGCGAACGGGTAACGGCGAACCGTCCCGACATCCCGGTCATCGTCATGACGGCGTTTGGCAGTCTGGAAACGGCCGTCGCGGCGATTCGCGCCGGAGCGTATGACTTCGTCACCAAGCCGATCGAAATGGAACTGCTCGCGCTGACGTTATCCCGGGCAGTCAAACATCGCGAGCTGCAAGAAAAGGTCAAACTGCTCAGCGAAGAAGTGGCCCAAGGGGGGCACTTTGAAGAGATGGTCGGCAGCAGTCCGGTCATGTCGAAGCTCTACGATCAGATCGCCCGGATCGCGTCGACCGAAGCGTCGGTGCTGGTCTGCGGCGAAAGCGGCACCGGCAAGGAACTGGTCGCGCGGTCGATTCATCGCCGGAGCAATCGTCGCAGCGGTCCCTTCGTCCCGGTCAACTGCGCCGCCCTGCCAGAAACGCTGCTCGAAAGCGAACTGTTTGGCCACGCCAAAGGCGCCTTTACCGACGCCAAGGCGGAGCGTCGCGGTCTCTTTCTGCAAGCCGAAGGAGGGACGCTCTTCCTCGACGAAATTGGCGAACTGCCGCTGGCGATGCAGCCGAAGCTGTTGCGAGCGCTGGAAGAAAGCCGCGTTCGTCCGGTCGGCGGCGATCAGGAAGTGCCGTTCGACGTTCGCCTGATTACCGCCACCAACCGCGATCTGCTGGCCGAAGTCGAAGAAGGACGTTTTCGCGAAGATCTCTTTTATCGCATCAACGTCATTCAGCTCGACTTGCCGCCGCTCCGAGCTCGCGGTACCGATACCTTGTTGCTCGCCCAGCGATTTGTCGAACAAGCCGGCAAACGGTCGCAGCGCGATGTTCTAGGAATCTCGGAACCAGCCGCCGAACGTCTCCTCAACTACTCGTGGCCGGGAAATGTCCGCGAGCTGCGGAATGTGATGGAGCGAGCGGTCGCGCTAACGGCGTTTGAAAAGATCGCGGTCGACGACTTACCCGAAAAGATTCGGGACTATCGCAGCTCGCAAGTCTTCATCGGCGGCGACGACCCGAGCGAACTCGTCTCGATGCAGGAAGTGGAGCGGCGGTATATCCTGCACGTGCTCAATGCGGTCGACAACAACAAGTCGCTCGCCGCCCAGGTCTTGGGACTCGATCGCAAGACCCTCTATCGCAAGCTGAAGCAGTACGGCGTCGACGACTAA
- a CDS encoding AAA family ATPase, translating to MATVNSSQSAHDRINELTEEIKIRSTPFRRLLDEIGRVIVGQRQLIHRMQVGLLTNGHLLIEGVPGLAKTTAVACLAKGISTGFQRIQFTPDLLPADLIGTQIYRPQQQDFAIQKGPIFSNLILADEINRAPAKVQSALLEAMQERQVTIGHHTYKLDEPFLVMATQNPIEQEGTYPLPEAQMDRFMLKVLVGHPTREEEIQILERMSKTKTSMEVNPTLSPAEILRARDLIDDIYVDEKVRDYIVDLVMATRDPGAFRLPLADLIQFGVSPRATISLTLAAKANAFLCGRGYVVPGDVKEIAPDVLRHRLIVTYEAEAEEKTSDDVVRSILDHVAVP from the coding sequence ATGGCGACTGTAAATTCCTCCCAATCCGCTCATGATCGTATCAACGAACTGACGGAAGAAATTAAGATTCGCAGCACTCCGTTTCGCCGCTTGCTCGACGAGATCGGACGGGTCATCGTCGGTCAGCGACAACTGATCCATCGCATGCAGGTCGGTCTGCTTACCAACGGTCACTTGCTGATCGAAGGGGTGCCGGGCTTGGCGAAGACGACCGCCGTCGCCTGTTTGGCGAAAGGGATCAGCACCGGCTTCCAGCGAATCCAATTCACCCCGGACCTGTTGCCGGCCGACTTGATCGGTACGCAGATCTATCGCCCGCAGCAGCAAGACTTCGCCATCCAGAAAGGTCCGATCTTCTCGAACCTGATCTTGGCGGACGAAATCAACCGGGCTCCGGCCAAAGTGCAAAGCGCTCTACTCGAAGCGATGCAGGAACGTCAGGTCACGATCGGTCACCACACCTACAAGCTCGACGAACCGTTCCTGGTGATGGCGACCCAAAACCCGATCGAGCAGGAGGGAACCTATCCGCTGCCGGAAGCCCAAATGGACCGGTTCATGCTCAAGGTTCTGGTCGGTCACCCGACTCGCGAAGAAGAGATCCAGATCCTCGAGCGGATGTCGAAGACCAAGACCTCGATGGAGGTGAACCCGACCCTATCGCCAGCCGAAATCCTGCGTGCTCGCGACCTGATCGACGATATCTACGTCGACGAAAAGGTTCGCGACTACATCGTCGACCTGGTGATGGCGACCCGCGATCCAGGCGCCTTCCGGTTGCCGCTGGCCGATTTGATTCAGTTCGGCGTTTCTCCCCGAGCGACGATCAGCTTGACGCTCGCGGCGAAAGCGAACGCGTTTTTGTGCGGCCGCGGTTACGTCGTCCCTGGCGACGTGAAGGAAATCGCTCCCGACGTGTTACGACATCGTTTGATCGTCACATACGAAGCCGAAGCGGAAGAAAAAACATCTGACGACGTGGTTCGATCGATTCTCGATCACGTCGCGGTCCCGTAG
- a CDS encoding vWA domain-containing protein has product MFYGPSAWFLLLLLLVPLIAWRMLSGKRKSALPFSSTHWMAGLAPSWKQRLQWVPTALRFAAIILLIVCLARPQEGRKHTVVDSEGIAIEMVVDRSGSMQAMDFEVDGQPVDRLTAVKDVVGKFISGDDKLSGRTCDLVGLVTFARNADGISPPTLDHPYMIKQLDQTKIATERNEDGTAIGDALGLAVEKLSALGEGDQQKLKSKVVILLTDGENNAGDLDPVVAAELAASLDVKVYTIGVGTKGQAPVPVMDPFTGRTTFQMAQVNIDEATLKSIADATGGQYFRATDTASLEKIYDEIDQLEKSHVEAKHFVDFRELAIEPIHLGMWALPPLALLAFWFLVVEVVLSNTVYRKITE; this is encoded by the coding sequence ATGTTTTACGGACCTTCGGCCTGGTTTCTGCTGCTGCTTTTGCTGGTTCCGCTGATTGCGTGGCGGATGCTGAGCGGCAAACGGAAGTCGGCCCTCCCCTTTAGTTCGACGCACTGGATGGCAGGCCTCGCTCCTAGTTGGAAACAACGATTGCAGTGGGTTCCCACGGCGCTGCGATTCGCGGCGATCATCCTGCTGATCGTCTGCCTGGCTCGTCCGCAGGAAGGACGCAAACATACGGTCGTCGACAGCGAAGGGATCGCCATTGAGATGGTGGTCGATCGCTCCGGCAGCATGCAAGCGATGGACTTTGAAGTCGACGGACAGCCGGTCGATCGCTTGACCGCGGTCAAAGACGTGGTCGGCAAGTTCATCTCCGGCGACGACAAACTTTCGGGCCGCACCTGCGACCTGGTCGGCCTGGTCACTTTCGCCCGTAACGCCGACGGCATTTCGCCGCCGACGCTTGATCATCCCTACATGATCAAGCAGCTCGATCAAACCAAGATCGCAACCGAGCGCAACGAAGATGGAACCGCCATCGGCGACGCCCTCGGCCTGGCGGTCGAAAAGTTGTCGGCCTTGGGCGAGGGAGACCAACAGAAGCTGAAAAGTAAAGTCGTGATCCTGCTGACCGACGGCGAAAACAACGCCGGCGATCTTGATCCGGTCGTCGCCGCCGAGTTGGCCGCGTCGCTGGACGTCAAGGTTTACACGATCGGCGTCGGCACGAAGGGACAAGCTCCCGTGCCGGTCATGGATCCCTTCACCGGTCGCACCACCTTCCAAATGGCTCAGGTCAATATCGACGAAGCGACGCTGAAGTCGATCGCCGATGCGACCGGCGGCCAATACTTCCGAGCGACCGACACCGCTTCGCTCGAAAAGATCTATGACGAGATCGACCAACTCGAAAAGAGCCATGTCGAAGCGAAACACTTTGTCGATTTCCGCGAATTGGCGATCGAACCGATCCATCTCGGCATGTGGGCGTTACCCCCGCTGGCCCTGCTGGCCTTTTGGTTCCTGGTCGTAGAAGTCGTGCTGAGCAATACCGTCTATCGCAAGATTACGGAGTAG